The following is a genomic window from Bombus fervidus isolate BK054 chromosome 10, iyBomFerv1, whole genome shotgun sequence.
CACAGTTTATTGTTTTGTCTATGTAACAGTATCGACGTTAGATAATAACAGGATGCAGAACGTAATTTTAACTATTAAGCATTCTTTAGCCGAAAATACCGAACATtacatttttcgaaatataaacacgatataatttatattcagtAAAAGTCAGCGcataataaatagaagattgctagataaagatattattatttccaaGAGATTAGCGATTCGAGTGACGAGTCGACTCGTCTCCCCCGGTAACTACAGCTATACAGGTTAAGCGATAGTTCCCTTATGATAATTGAGAATACTTTCATACCGTAACTCTTATTCGTTCGAGAGGACTATTGTTTCATACATCTCTTTGTTGTATAATAGCGTTATTCAGCTGatcgatattttatgtattaaaacatttattccAGGGAGCagaaacataaatttcatttatttaatgcaCACAACTTTTTGCATGATGAATAATAAACTAGAAATAACGATGAAATTGGTAATTATAGATACCTCAGTTATGTCATCGATCTCGTTTTTTGGATATGttgtagaaataaatattttgaataacttTTTCCTTAGCTTCGAATTATTCGCAAAAAAACTACCGGTATTCCCACAGTGAATTCTGTTTATAGTTAGGCGTTACTATCGTTTGTCGGACGCCATGCTGTAGATCGACCGGATGATATAGCCGCCTAACCCAAACTTAATTCTTGTTTTTTGTGTATAGTTCATATAGGCTTAggtttaagtgtcattttatGCGGTCGTGTCTGACGGCCAGCTGGCGTATACGCTATCACAGACGTACAGTTATGGGTAGAATTTACTGCAGTGGCACTAACAGTTTTTTGCGAATATATAGGAAACCAAATCGAGCGGTCGTTACACgcagaaagaaaaagttgtCGGGAATCGTATCCTCATACAACGTgttaaaaaatcatcgaaagaGGCGAGATGGGGGAGATATCGATAATTATcgcgaaatttaatatcgcaTAAATATTGGTATCTAGAAATAGTAGGAAATAACAATGTTTGATAATTGTCatgaaaaatgtgaattttaaACCGAGAGAATTGAAAACTTGGCAAAGTTTCAAAGagatattatacgtatattggATGATTGAAACTTAAAGAACATCAGCGATTTAGAGTTTCAAGTGCCACGGTAATTGTGGAAACTTATTGAGCGTGATGAAGGACTGTTTGATGCTGGACAATGAGAGATTCTCTTTTCAAGCTGACCAGCGAATCGTTCTGTAATACAACTCAATGACATTTAAACAGGAAATGGTAAATTTTATTGTCGAGGTCAACACTAATACATATACTCCACTGATGTATGATAATACTCTTATTGTTCGTGAAATCGAACAATTCTCGTTTTTGTTGTAATCATTATCGCATATATTTTTTGCGCTCCTCGACAGCGATAATCAATTTCGCGCAATGACCTACGCATATTTTCTGAGCAAATCttttcgttgaaatatctttcaCCAATCCTTGCACTTCTCGAGTTTACTTTTCCTGGAGATTATCTTAATTGCTCGTAAGCTATATCGTCCATCGTGATTGTTTAAAATCTTATCCTCGCTGctttttatcttatttgttatttttatcttatttctcGTTTATCGTATCTTTCGAAGAAACGATCTTGTAGGACAGTTCCGTAGAACTCATCGATCTCAATAATATTTGTTGAATATGTTGCAAAGTCCAATAACTTTGAACAACTTTCTCCTCTACATATAACCTTGGTCGGCCTTAGTTTTCAAgatattcgtaaaaaaaataCTGCTACCTCCACGATGAATTTTCGGTGGCAGCTATGCATCTGCACGCGCTGCCACCGAAGCACAACTATAAGCAGAAATAAACTCTGTAAtatcttatttataatttatataatttcatatcgcGATTTGGCCCGATGATAAcgagaaattacattttttcaatGATATGCATAAATATGCTAGTTATGGTCGTTACGATTCGTTGCATAGAGTTTTCGAAGCTCGACTCGTTTGGTTCAGCCTAAAATTGGTTCTCGCGGTGAAACACTAGTCACGTAGTCGAAGAGTGGGAAGCGAGCGCGGAAGCTGAGAGTCTGAAAGATCGGTCTGCGACGATTTCGTTTTGAATGAGTGAAATACGGAGCATGGCCGAAGTGTGGCTTGTTTCAGCAAGCAAGGTCCCTTGGTGGGTCGAATAACGGTTAACCGCTTATTCCACTTGGCTGTTTTACTCGTTCTCTCGCCGTTTGATTCATCAACCGAACCTTTGGAATTCCTCCGTGCTAAGAAATTCGAAGTAGTTTCGGTGCACCGTTATTTTTATTGGCGGGACGCGATCGAATAACGCTCGTTTCTCAGACAAATAAATGGAACATAAAATTATCGATCGAATTCACGGGGTATGGGTAGGTTCGCTTGAAAATCGAATGGAATGcgtttattacttttttcttttgtgtttGAGTTCGCTTAACCTCCTTCCGCTCATTGTTATCGAAAGTGCAAGAGTTTCACAACAGAGTAGGTTTATTTTATGTTGTGTATATACCGGAGCTCTCTTGCACGGTAATTTGCTAATAATAAACACACAACGAGACGCACAGTAATTTTCTAGAAAACTAATCAGCGATATCGATAAATCGACAAGTTACAAATTGCCAGTTACACGGactatttttttacaattttgcaATTATAAGTGATGCAGAATAATGGAGTGACCGACGATTTCTAAAGTTCATTTGTaaaacttaatttttattctgctAAGAAAGAATGTATTAACTCTGGTAAGTTGCAACGTGCCAATTGCAAACTttcactaataatattagtctAATTACGCAAGAGAGAGTCCAGGTTTTCAGCACACAcgtcaataaaatattccaaaagaCGATTATTAAATCGAGCAATCAGCTTTTCGACTAATTTGCCTGCGAATACTATGGAACCCTGATTCCATCTTATCGGTACAGATAGGATATAGTATTAATCGCAGAAATCACAAGTAGAGTATTCATGCTACTCtctcctcttttctcttcttctccgcGTTAAACAAATTCAGCGAAGAAGTTGTTAATTTAAGAACACTACGAGTCATTGATATTGCGTGAAACAATCGTGAATAGCGATCGATCACCGAGCTTTCCATAGCGATTTGTGGCGATCCAGTGTATCGGAGGTTTCGATCGGTCATAGTTTGCTGCGACTAATTGTAAACGTTGTGAGAATCTCgtgaaaggaaaggaaagagatATACGGAAATAGCGCATCAGTTAGATACGATCGCGCATCGAACTTTCGCCAAAACAGATCTCACTGACCCACTGCAACCGGTAGTCACGTTACGATCGAAAGAACATCCATTGCGCGTGCAATTTCACAGACTGCGACATACGATCCTCAATTAATAGGTTGGTCGATCGTCGACTttaaattatcgttattaatatTCCCTATGCATTAGCGTATCCCAAATCTCAACTTTGTCGTTGCAACATTTTTTCGATCGTGTCTCACCTCAACGTccgaaaaagatttttatgcacCGTTTAGCATAATAAACCAAgttttgaaaaaatgtatataatataaataggtAATTCGAATAAGACAAAAAGGAATAGCGGAAGTGTTTTTAATTAGACTGCTTGATTTAGTTAATTATGGGAAAATGGGCAATCAGGAGACCAGCAACACGTATGAATGTTACGTAATAAAGAACGCCTGCTAGTATAAAAAGTAACAGTGATTTCTTGGCTATACCGGCGATGAAGATGACGAATacaacataattttttaattgcctCCAAAATATGTATTCGAGATTTCTTCTTCAAGTAATCTGTACGTTTCACATCGGCAAACACCGCTATACGCCATTAAAGATCGCGTaaagaaatgtttatttataatctatttatttataatttgctGCTTGTTATGAATATCTGACGTAAAATAGCTATTTTTTCGTTTCAGTTGACGATACCAAAGAGCCAAATCGTAGCATGCCAAATCAAAGATGGATCATCACGAGTATTCTTATTTGCTTTTTCCTCGTTGGAATGTTGAAAAGCGCTGTTGGTATGTAAATTGCATTTTAGATCGTTCGATTAATTGAACAAATAGTATACGGTATTGTATACcgatagaaaaaaagataaaacatAGGGTGAGAGAGAGGGAGGTTTAAGCACATTGCTACTTTTACATAAACTATATGATAGTTTATTACTCACGTCGAAAATGGAGCGAAACGTTTGCAATACCATAACCTCGTTTTATAGAGAAAGTACTTGAAATTTATATGCCGTCTGATGATATCGATTTGATTACGAATTATGGGATTTCCTGAGACACGCTTATTATAGAATGTTTCTAGCGTATcgaagaaattatataatttaagcTCATACTCTGCGTGAACACGTACTCTTAGATAGCTATACATTTCTGATATTGGCATACTTTGCGAATTTGCTTAAACGGACACCAAAATACCAAAGAATAGAATCCTGAAAGTAAACTTTACGAActttacgaaataaaaagaaccTTTGGATGTTGGATCTTTTTTAGATCGACCTTGGTTTCGTCGATAGAGACATAGTTTTGTCCTGCTATACAGTTTCGTACAGGTTTCATCTACGGTCGTATCATTGAAACAGTTAAAACCACatttccttaaaaaaaaaaaaatgtttattattttgttcttgCAGGAAGTCCCGCCAGGGACAGGTCaaaggaggaagaggaaatGCCTATGAGCAACTGGACGCAACTTGCGGACGAATGGCTCGCCAAAGCAAGTGCAGCAAGAGGGTTGGACGTTACCGTTTTACCATTTACTGAGACGCTCAGAGATTTACCACCGACCGCGGAAACTATCCGCATTAATGGTACTAACCTCGATCAACTTTCACGGGTAAGAAAATTGGTAACGTCTGTATGCTAGGCGTAAGTTCGGGGCTTTCCAAACTTTTATAGACCGAGACTCATTTTCGAAAACGTTAACTTTACGCCATCCACTCGGAATATCTCATATCTCTGTGTCATGCACGTATCCCACAGCCAATATTCCATTACTAATACAAAAAAGTTACATATGTGCTGCGAAAGTGCGTTTCTGAGTGAAAAGGTGCATATTAGACCCCGCGATCTCTATCCCACTTTCCATACCATTCACATACTCTATATCCTACGTGCCAATATCCTATATCTGTACATCCGAAGTCAAGTTCACGGGATGTGGGACACGGGATAACACGTGGTCTATGTAAGGAATAGAGTAATGGTATTGATTAAGAAATACTGGACTTGGAGCGTTGGAATGTTGAATTATGCATATTAAATACGAGGtcgagaatataatataatttgagaaCCGAAGTTCGACGAGCTGTAtgtgaaaaaaatgttaatcaaTATTTTCACACGAGGAATCATTTTCTTTCCGATTGTTCTATGATTTCGAAAACACTCTGtatatcgatttattttcacaaGGTGTTACCTTGTCTTTTGGTTCTTCCGTATTTCCCCGCCTTTTTTTCACGTTCCACGATGTCGCCAACTCTCACTTTCAGTGCCAAAATACTTTCACCAACTTGATCAACAAggataagtatatatatacctgTACTGTATCCTTCCTACTTAGGTTTATACGTAGACTCTAATCCAATGTCAGTGACTTTCTCCGCGAAAGTTTTTGCGATGATACGATTCTTcgtttcgatagaaaattcattattctccgaacgaagaaagaaaaaagaaaaaaaaaagatgcgTCTCCTGCATGGAGGGATCCACTTGCTTCTCGCAACTTTCtaggaaatatttctaaattcgTGTAAAAGAAAACCAGTCTTGCGTTATCgatactattattttattaaaaaaaattacgacCAACTTAAATAGAAACTCTGTGATCCAATTGCCgctaaattttatgtaattatatttatggtTTAATATTCTATCATTGATCTTGGTAAAAATTCGCCTGTTTCTTTTCAGCACAATTATTCTAGAATGTTGTGGGAGATGGAGAACGCTCAACCAAATGGACACTTGTCAGGATTTGTGGATAAAGCTTTAAAATTGCTGGATCTAAAGCAAGTGATGATGGAGGTGGAGACATCGGTGATGTCGAAGGTGTCTTGTTCAGCGTGCAAAGTTGGGGCAGGTCTTCTTCTACATTACATAAAGGTTGGCAAAAACGACGAAGAAATTATGAACAGCATTTACCAATTTTGTACATCCCTTAATATTCAAAGCCCTCGAGTTTGTCACGGAGTTACGTTGCTCTTTGGGGTAagttttacgatattaatttCCCTTCTATCAAACCATTCTACAATTTCCTATCATTTCAACTCGTTCATTTTGAAAAACAGCTCCTCTGAAATGAAACTCtatctatttaaaattatttcttattatttttaattattcgtgtaTGAAAACCACGATAAGTACATTCTTATTGATCTTCTGATTTTAGCGTTACTTTGTCAGCAAAATCTTCAAACGTTTTATAGATGCATAGACGAATAAgctttgcataaaaatttccaatttactcgaaatattaaatatcgttatagaCTGTTTTCTATGGAATTAATTGCACGTCGAACGATGGTTTTCTTCAGGGCGAAGTTATCTACGTGCTGAAACAAGTAGATATGGGACCATCGCAAATCTGCAGCTTTGTTATCGGCGACGCATGCGACGACGCGTATAATCCTCTGCACGAGTGGGAAGTTGCATTCCCGCCGGTGAATAAACCACCTGTGAAACCACCCATACCGCCTCAAGAAGGTGCGCCTACCTTCAAGGTTCTTCATATCTCTGATACGCACTACGATCCTTACTACCAAGAGGGTGCGAACGCAGATTGTAATGAACCCTTGTGCTGCAGATTAACCAATGGGGCACCCCAGACACCAGCCGCACGTGCTGGACGATGGGGTGACTACCGAAAATGTGACACGCCAAAAAGAACGGTTGAACATATGCTTAAGCACATCGCGGATACACATTCTGTAAGTAACTAGATTTGACATATACGCTACAGTTGACTACATTtagacaaattttattcgaagtaaaGATAAAAGATGACAACTTGAAACAACTGTTGCTAccaaattgtataaaatttgtaattatatttaaaacaacgAACGGTGATCGTCTGTGACATTTAAGTAAGCGAGGAATGTGGAAAAGTAgttgatttatatttaatcagaAATGTTTATAAGAAAAGatgtttttatacaaattcgtaGAGTATAATTTGGAGAATTTCTCGTGTTAATCCAGGATATCGACTACATTTTGTGGACAGGAGATTTACCACCTCACGACGTGTGGAATCAAACGCGAGAGGAAAATCTGAAAGTTTTGCATGAAACGGTGACACAGCTCATTGAGATGTTTCCCGGAATACCGATCTTTCCTGCTCTTGGAAATCATGAAAGTGCTCCTGTTAATAGGTaactaaaattcttttatttacttcCTCAACTTTCTTCTTTGTAGACAAAATTTCGTTTGTTTCATTGACAAACCTTCTTATTAATACTGCCTTGCTATTAATAACGTGTAATCCTTGATTCTGTACTCATTTGGCTTAATagtaaagtatataaaaatagtaaaaagaaagagattaatgtaaaaatatgtttcagtTTTCCACCTCCATTTGTGCCAAAAGAAAACGACATATCGTGGTTGTACGACTCGCTCGATAAACACTGGAGACATTGGTTACCAGCAGGTGTTTCACACACTGTTCGCCGTGGCGCTTTTTATTCGGTTCTAGTGCGTCCAGGATTCAGAATCCTTTCTGTCAATATGAATTATTGCAATAACAAAAACTGGTGGCTGCTAATAAATAGTACGGATCCAGTGAGCGAACTGCAATGGCTAGTTTATGAGTTGCAAGGAGCTGAAATGAATGGCGAGAAAGTTCACATCATTGGGCATATTCCACCTGGTCATTCGGATTGTTTGAAAGTGTGGTCTAGGAACTATTATCAAATCATTAACAGGCTAGTATAGTAGTAATGAGTTTCCAAATGACTATGATTCATCTGCTGTAACATTTATGTCCAGATGCATATGCAATAGGTTTATCGAAGTGTTTTATCGGTTTTCATGCTGCCAGTCTTATGTTGCGGTAATACACGGTGTAACAAAAGAGTAATAAGAtactaaaaaatgaaaaatatgttgaTATTCAATAGCAACGGGGTCAAGCAAATCGCAAATCGATTCGAATCCTCtataagtatttaaaaaaaaaaaaaaaaaaaaagaagtacaTACTTTCAAGTAGACTCGAACCTAAAGTTTTATCTGTAAATTCAATGTTTACAGGTACGAATCTACAATCACGGCACAATTTTTTGGACATACCCACTACGATGAATTccaattattttacgatattgcTGATCTTGGAAGAGCTGTCAGCATAGCTTACGTCGGGCCATCGGTCACGCCTTATTACGAACTCAATCCAGGGTACAGAATATACTACGTCGATGGTGATCATCCAAAAACCACGAGGGCAAGTGATCCTAAACTCccttttattatatgattGCGTGATTAAAATATGTCGTAATTTTGTTACAGATGGTCGTAGATCACGAAAGCTGGGTAATGAATCTAAAAGAAGCGAATCTTTATGATTATCCTATTTGGCACAAAATGTACAGTGCCCGACAAGCGTATCAAATGCCATCGCTTTTACCACGAGACTGGGATACTCTGATAGATAAGATGAGCAATGAACCTTCGCTTTTCGATCTGTATTATAAGTAAGTAAGAGATACAGCGAGGTCATAAAATTGGCCAAGCATTGAAGTTGAGATGTGATTATCTCTTAAACATCAGTTCTTGATACAATttagttaaaattaaaatacccgtaattcgttatatattgttacgtttcaGACATTATTATAAGAATTCTCCCGTAAGACCGCCATGTAATGATGAATGTCGAAAAAGATTACTTTGTGATTTGCGAAGTGGAAGAAGTCACGATCGCAAAGCTCTGTGTCAAAGTCTCGAATCTAGGATAGATAACGAAACAAGGACAGGTTGGCGAGCTTGGATTTACAACGGACTCGCTTTCTCGTACGTACCTAATTGGTGGTTCCAATCTTATTCTGGTGATGTTAATACCAACAAAGTTGACGTATAATTCTGCAGATATTTTtgtcatttaattattattcgtataTGACTGTCACTGATATTTCTTGTATTCTTTAGATAATTTTTCCCTATTTCATTAGCCTAATTTCTAATTGTAATAATGTGTTCTTCTTTCGTGAAAGGTAATTGCCAATATTTACAGATTTTTAATGTacaaaaaaattcaaactttttatttgtaagatttcatttctttcaatattcgtttcagatttcaaattttaaaaaattcggttttttaaataatcattttaaaaaaaaaatttgtaaaatattctcataggcaataaaattaagaatttaaaaaattcagtgAAAGCAAtgaaagtaatactataaataagtaatacaaatttttagaaatggGCAAATACTTGAATTGTGATTAATGACattaatgatattatattaatcatgttaataatattattaagaaattttgtaacaaaTGTTAACAATTAGCTCTAAGTAATAAGTACTACAAatgtatatagttatataaagATCTGATacgtacaatatattttactaatctGCACGCTGCAATTGCCTGAATTACCACTTTTTGTCTATATTAAGcaaaataatgattttatgAAAGATTATTAACGAATGTTTATACAAGTTCATATTTCTGTGGATGCaactgaaaatataaaattaaaacagagAATTGTTCCATCTactaaatgttattaattattgatgactatttttttaacattttatatattttcgcatattacatatttacattctgtatattttttcttatctttaaatttttcatagacGCATAAACATTCGTAATCTACTaacaataaaacatttttgcaAGAAGTAGTGAACAtatactaatatttaaatgttgctattttcgaaatattaatgcattttaattattttcaacttaACTGTCTTTCGTTCctgattttctttcatttagcTCTTTGAGTGCTTGTTAACATAACATAAATGTGTTAAAAGTGTGTTcacatttttatgatttaaacTACTTGTACCTGGTGTAAATAATATGGAAAGATATATGTTACGATACGCATACATTCTAATCTTTTTGaatctaatttttaatacagatacaatgaaaaaaagtaataagaaataatgtGTTCCTTTCCTGCGTTTCTTTTTGTTAAACATAGTATgtactaaattaaaatatttattttttttggcatttaattttttatttgttacagTGTATTATTCTCTcaatttatcataaaataaattttttattctaatcATTTTAAATTGTCTATTTAATTTATGGATTAAACACTCAaaggattaaattaattgtcaTTTTAATGTTCAATATAGGTTTCTGCAAGTCATATTTAGTGCATGTATATGCTGCATAAAGAATTAAATCACTGTATAAGTTGCATACATTGTTCGTATGTTTCAGCATTTTCCTTGCAAGAAACGTAGCAACATAATTTTTCAGAATAAACAGCGCACAGCGTTAGTACATTTTATAGCTGTTACATGTTCTTTGAAGCGATATGAATTACTAAAGAAGtgatataattgttatatcaaatattatagaggcaaacaatattattaaaaaattctgccacaatatataaatactgtatatatgttattaaataaaatatcagttTTGCAATATTTAGTAAATCTGTAATGcttgtacatatattaatgctTTTGTGGTTTCAGCAAAAGATTACTATAAAAGGTGGTGTTTTGaagtttgtaatatattttaactattctttttactattttgcaaaaattttcTACTGATAtaatgtagaaataaaaatcggaagatctttcattgtttttaaactacataaaagaaattaatattttttattttctattatatattaatgttgTATAATAAGTACTCAAATTTACAGTTTATTGGCCATTATTAAGGTCAAAAAGCTATTTCATGTGATATACACATTTATTAGCAAATGGCActtagtaattaaataacagaCAGTACCTTCTGGTGATGGAACACATATAACGGTGGTTGAAATTTCCAACACTAATCTACATTGCTTATAGCGTAAGTATGTACATAGATTTTACCTATACGCTTAAATTATGCTCAATGCTGCATAAATTAGTATTTAGTAGTTATGAAAGCCTccactatataatataaattgctAATAACTTTGAAACTATATATAACTTCTCTTTTAATATGTTATTGAATATTACTTGCACaaataattaatgtttatttcatcataaaagagagagagatattAGTTTTCAAACTAAAACCAATAGATATCTATATGAGTAACGCTAGTATGATTCATTAACGTATAcagattcataaaaatatttgtacaccaatgtatttataattgaaataattttgaaattgctGTATGTATTTTGCATGGAGAACATGCAAGATAATGTTACGAACAAGATGTTATTCATTTCTTTTGAAGTTATACAAAACCACTGTATATCTTTAACGTAATTCTGCAAAACAATTTATAGACATAACTCTGGATAAGTCGTATCTCTGTTTTGGTTATAACAAGAAAAAATGATAGAGCAAAAAGATCAAAAGATTTAACCTCTTAACGAGCGAACTTATCAAAGtcaattcattaaaatatttaatgtatccATTGCGTTTTCGcatttacgtatatataattctAGTTATTTCGATATCattagatagcattccaaagttttaatatctttctacTGATTGAAAGTTACAAACAGATTGTTTTAGGTTAAATTATTACTCCTACAATTACTATAATTACTAGATACTACAATtaatagattaaaaatttttttaagagATTGCGACTGctgaaatgtatatatatattcagttCTTAAGCTGTTATGAAATTTCCTACCTAacaaataattgtatattatattttctttgcaGATTGTCTGTTTTCATGGCAATTCCTCGATTTGCATATAATTTACCTAAATACGTATTAGGCCTGGGATAAACGAAGATAACATTAAATGGAAAACTGATGTGATTTTgttgttaaattattaaatatttacaatggtGACATTGTTATTTTGAAAGCTGTAATATGCATTATTACACGCAAAAGTATGATGGAATTGTCAGATGCAGATACATATATTCGTGAGATCCGTGTTATGTTATagttaaaagaatttatttaactaGCAATAGAGAGATTATATAGCGTAAAGTTTCACTTTCAAACatgaattatttttcctttgaaTGTGATAAACATACACATCGAATGTGTGTTGCTGtcgtatcaaaaatatttgacaaacTGCTTCTAAAGAggaattactttattttttcttttcagaaATGATgttctatttataaaaatactatataaaatgtacTAAAGTGTACTAGACAGAGAAGCGTATtatcatattaaatttcatgtttAGTTTATGTCAATTCTATACAAATTGAAATCGTAACTACTCTGTGATCTCAACATAGAGAatacatttttgaaaaaaaagatatagagtgaatttacataaaagtaattgcatttataggTTTGTTACATACAATGCAATTAAAAGATCAGGCAAATGCAACTAGTTTGAATAATAAGATATACAATCGATCAGATATAAAATCAAATCTAGGTAAAATCGACAAACACTGttgattatttttagaaatattttgtacataacCTTATTTGTATTGTATAGTTACTCTTGAATTCGTTGTCAgaaacataattattataaatgtattaacatttttatgaatggAAATACAAAAACTGTACTTACAATTAGCGATTATCACACTTAACTTCATTAGCATAATCGATGTTTGACATATAggatttaattgtaaaattgaataaaaatttttttacaatttacatgCTTTTGTAAGAAATGGATATTCAACAATGAACGATATAAGTTTTAGTGTGAACGAGAGTGCACCAAGTAAATTGAGGAAGCTTTTTGGAATCTAGGTGAAGAAAGCTGGTTGTGGATTAGCGAATTGAATTTGGAATAAAGGATTATCATCCGAAAAAAATACGCTACAACGATCAAAAAGCAAGAAAAGTAACaacataaatgcataaaaatccgtggTCTATTCGTTAAAGTTTGTTTGTGCTTTCTTTATCTCATATTTCCTTTACGTTTCTCAATTTGGTTA
Proteins encoded in this region:
- the LOC139991593 gene encoding sphingomyelin phosphodiesterase isoform X2, coding for MPNQRWIITSILICFFLVGMLKSAVGSPARDRSKEEEEMPMSNWTQLADEWLAKASAARGLDVTVLPFTETLRDLPPTAETIRINGTNLDQLSRHNYSRMLWEMENAQPNGHLSGFVDKALKLLDLKQVMMEVETSVMSKVSCSACKVGAGLLLHYIKVGKNDEEIMNSIYQFCTSLNIQSPRVCHGVTLLFGGEVIYVLKQVDMGPSQICSFVIGDACDDAYNPLHEWEVAFPPVNKPPVKPPIPPQEGAPTFKVLHISDTHYDPYYQEGANADCNEPLCCRLTNGAPQTPAARAGRWGDYRKCDTPKRTVEHMLKHIADTHSDIDYILWTGDLPPHDVWNQTREENLKVLHETVTQLIEMFPGIPIFPALGNHESAPVNSFPPPFVPKENDISWLYDSLDKHWRHWLPAGVSHTVRRGAFYSVLVRPGFRILSVNMNYCNNKNWWLLINSTDPVSELQWLVYELQGAEMNGEKVHIIGHIPPGHSDCLKVWSRNYYQIINRYESTITAQFFGHTHYDEFQLFYDIADLGRAVSIAYVGPSVTPYYELNPGYRIYYVDGDHPKTTRMVVDHESWVMNLKEANLYDYPIWHKMYSARQAYQMPSLLPRDWDTLIDKMSNEPSLFDLYYKHYYKNSPVRPPCNDECRKRLLCDLRSGRSHDRKALCQSLESRIDNETRTGWRAWIYNGLAFSIFLARNVAT
- the LOC139991593 gene encoding sphingomyelin phosphodiesterase isoform X1, whose product is MPNQRWIITSILICFFLVGMLKSAVGSPARDRSKEEEEMPMSNWTQLADEWLAKASAARGLDVTVLPFTETLRDLPPTAETIRINGTNLDQLSRHNYSRMLWEMENAQPNGHLSGFVDKALKLLDLKQVMMEVETSVMSKVSCSACKVGAGLLLHYIKVGKNDEEIMNSIYQFCTSLNIQSPRVCHGVTLLFGGEVIYVLKQVDMGPSQICSFVIGDACDDAYNPLHEWEVAFPPVNKPPVKPPIPPQEGAPTFKVLHISDTHYDPYYQEGANADCNEPLCCRLTNGAPQTPAARAGRWGDYRKCDTPKRTVEHMLKHIADTHSDIDYILWTGDLPPHDVWNQTREENLKVLHETVTQLIEMFPGIPIFPALGNHESAPVNSFPPPFVPKENDISWLYDSLDKHWRHWLPAGVSHTVRRGAFYSVLVRPGFRILSVNMNYCNNKNWWLLINSTDPVSELQWLVYELQGAEMNGEKVHIIGHIPPGHSDCLKVWSRNYYQIINRYESTITAQFFGHTHYDEFQLFYDIADLGRAVSIAYVGPSVTPYYELNPGYRIYYVDGDHPKTTRMVVDHESWVMNLKEANLYDYPIWHKMYSARQAYQMPSLLPRDWDTLIDKMSNEPSLFDLYYKHYYKNSPVRPPCNDECRKRLLCDLRSGRSHDRKALCQSLESRIDNETRTGWRAWIYNGLAFSLSVFMAIPRFAYNLPKYVLGLG
- the LOC139991593 gene encoding sphingomyelin phosphodiesterase isoform X3, giving the protein MPNQRWIITSILICFFLVGMLKSAVGSPARDRSKEEEEMPMSNWTQLADEWLAKASAARGLDVTVLPFTETLRDLPPTAETIRINGTNLDQLSRHNYSRMLWEMENAQPNGHLSGFVDKALKLLDLKQVMMEVETSVMSKVSCSACKVGAGLLLHYIKVGKNDEEIMNSIYQFCTSLNIQSPRVCHGVTLLFGGEVIYVLKQVDMGPSQICSFVIGDACDDAYNPLHEWEVAFPPVNKPPVKPPIPPQEGAPTFKVLHISDTHYDPYYQEGANADCNEPLCCRLTNGAPQTPAARAGRWGDYRKCDTPKRTVEHMLKHIADTHSDIDYILWTGDLPPHDVWNQTREENLKVLHETVTQLIEMFPGIPIFPALGNHESAPVNSFPPPFVPKENDISWLYDSLDKHWRHWLPAGVSHTVRRGAFYSVLVRPGFRILSVNMNYCNNKNWWLLINSTDPVSELQWLVYELQGAEMNGEKVHIIGHIPPGHSDCLKVWSRNYYQIINRYESTITAQFFGHTHYDEFQLFYDIADLGRAVSIAYVGPSVTPYYELNPGYRIYYVDGDHPKTTRMVVDHESWVMNLKEANLYDYPIWHKMYSARQAYQMPSLLPRDWDTLIDKMSNEPSLFDLYYKHYYKNSPVRPPCNDECRKRLLCDLRSGRSHDRKALCQSLESRIDNETRTGWRAWIYNGLAFSFQILKNSVF